Proteins encoded together in one Microcebus murinus isolate Inina chromosome 18, M.murinus_Inina_mat1.0, whole genome shotgun sequence window:
- the GUCY2D gene encoding retinal guanylyl cyclase 1: protein MTACALLGGGLRDPRLCAPARWARALAGPRRPLPPLLLLLALLPSALSAAFTVGVLGPWACDPIFARARPDLAARLAAARVNHYPALAGGSRFEVALLPEPCRTPGSLGAVSSALARVSGLVGPVNPAACRPAELLAQEAGVALVPWGCPGTQAAGTTAPATTPAADALYTLLRAFRWARLALITAPQDLWVEAGRSLSTALRARGLPVALVTSMEPPDLSGAREALRRVQDGPRVRAVIMVMHSVLLGGQEQRCLLEAAEELGMADGSLVFLPFDTLHYALSPGPEALAALANNSQLRRAHDAVLTLTRRCPAAGSVLDSLRRAQQRQELPPDLNLQQVSPLFGTIYDAVFLLMRGMAGAQAAAGGGWVSGAAVASQVRDAQVPGFCGALGGAEEPSFVLLDTDAVGDQLFATYMLDPVQGALRSAGTPVHFPRGGPGPGPDPLCWFDPDVICNGGVEPGLIFLGFLLVVGMGLSGAFLAHYVRHRLLHIQMVSGPNKIILTTDDITFLHPQGGNSRKVVQGSRSSLAARSVSDIRSVPSQPSDSSNIGLYEGDRVWLKKFPGYQHLTIRPATKMAFSKLQELRHENVALYVGLFLAGGADGPVSPGESFLAVVSEHCARGSLHDLLAQREIKLDWMFKSSLLLDLIKGMRYLHHRGVPHGRLKSRNCIVDGRFVLKVTDHGHSRLLEAQRVLPEPPSAEDQLWTAPELLRDPALERRGTLAGDVFSLGIIMQEVVCRSTPYAMLELTPEEVVQRVQSPPPLCRPLVSMDQAPMECIQLMKQCWAEQPELRPTMDRTFDLFKSINKGRKTNIIDSMLRMLEQYSSNLEDLIRERTEELEQEKQKTDRLLTQMLPPSVAEALKTGTPVEPEYFEEVTLYFSDIVGFTTISAMSEPIEVVDLLNDLYTLFDAIIGSHDVYKVETIGDAYMVASGLPQRNGQRHAAEIANMSLDILSAVGSFRMRHMPEVPVRIRIGLHSGPCVAGVVGLTMPRYCLFGDTVNTASRMESTGLPYRIHVNLSTVKILGALNQGYQMELRGRTELKGKGAEDTYWLVGRRGFDKPIPKPPDLQPGSSNHGISLREIPPERRRKLEKARPGQFSEK from the exons ATGACCGCCTGTGCCCTGCTAGGCGGTGGGCTTCGGGACCCGCGGCTCTGCGCCCCCGCGCGGTGGGCTCGGGCCCTGGCCGGCCCGCGGCGCCCGCTCCCGCCCCTGCTCCTGCTGCTCGCCCTGCTGCCCTCCGCCCTCTCCGCAGCGTTCACAGTGGGGGTGCTGGGGCCCTGGGCCTGCGACCCCATCTTCGCCCGGGCCCGCCCGGACCTGGCCGCCCGCCTGGCCGCCGCCCGCGTGAACCACTACCCTGCCCTGGCAGGCGGGTCCCGCTTTGAGGTCGCGCTGCTGCCCGAGCCGTGCCGGACGCCGGGCTCGCTGGGGGCGGTGTCCTCCGCGCTGGCCCGCGTCTCCGGCCTTGTGGGTCCAGTGAACCCTGCAGCCTGCCGGCCAGCCGAGCTACTGGCCCAGGAGGCCGGGGTCGCGCTGGTGCCCTGGGGCTGCCCCGGGACACAGGCGGCGGGCACCACAGCCCCCGCCACGACGCCCGCGGCGGACGCCCTCTACACGCTCCTTCGAGCATTCCGCTGGGCGCGCCTGGCCCTGATCACCGCCCCCCAGGACCTGTGGGTGGAGGCAGGACGCTCGTTGTCCACGGCACTCAGGGCCCGGGGCCTGCCTGTCGCCCTGGTGACCTCCATGGAACCCCCGGACCTGTCTGGAGCCCGGGAGGCCCTGAGGAGGGTCCAGGATGGGCCCAGGGTCAGAG CCGTGATCATGGTGATGCACTCGGTGCTGCTGGGCGGCCAGGAGCAGCGCTGCCTTCTGGAGGCCGCAGAGGAGCTGGGCATGGCCGATGGCTCCCTGGTCTTCCTGCCCTTCGACACGCTCCACTACGCCTTGTCCCCAGGCCCAGAGGCCTTGGCCGCACTCGCCAACAACTCCCAGCTTCGCAGGGCCCACGATGCGGTGCTCACCCTCACGCGCCGCTGTCCCGCGGCAGGCAGCGTTCTGGACAGCCTGCGCAGGGCCCAGCAGCGCCAAGAGCTGCCCCCAGACCTCAATCTGCAGCAG GTCTCCCCACTTTTTGGTACCATCTACGATGCAGTCTTCTTGTTGATGAGGGGCATGGCGGGAGCACAGGCAGCCGCAGGTGGCGGCTGGGTGTCTGGAGCAGCCGTGGCCAGCCAAGTCCGGGATGCCCAGGTCCCTGGCTTCTGCGGGGCCCTAGGTGGAGCTGAGGAGCCGTCATTTGTGCTGCTGGACACGGACGCGGTGGGGGACCAGCTGTTTGCCACATACATGTTGGACCCCGTCCAGGGTGCTCTCCGCTCCGCTGGGACCCCAGTGCACTTCCCTCGTGGGGGACCAGGGCCCGGACCCGACCCCTTGTGCTGGTTTGATCCAGACGTCATCTGCAATGGAG GAGTGGAGCCGGGCCTCATCTTTCTTGGCTTCCTCCTAGTGGTTGGGATGGGGCTGTCCGGGGCCTTCCTGGCCCATTACGTGAG GCACCGGCTACTTCACATTCAAATGGTCTCAGGCCCCAACAAGATCATCCTGACTACAGATGACATCACCTTCCTCCACCCACAGGGGGGCAACTCTCGaaag GTGGTCCAGGGGAGCCGATCGAGTCTGGCTGCCCGCAGTGTGTCAGACATTCGCAGTGTCCCCAGCCAGCCCTCGGACAGCTCCAACATTGGCCTCTATGAG GGAGACAGGGTTTGGCTGAAGAAATTCCCAGGGTATCAGCACCTAACTATCCGCCCAGCAACCAAGATGGCCTTCTCCAAG CTTCAGGAGCTCCGGCACGAGAACGTGGCCCTCTACGTGGGGCTGTTCCTGGCAGGGGGAGCAGACGGCCCAGTGTCCCCTGGAGAAAGCTTCCTGGCAGTGGTCTCGGAGCACTGTGCGCGGGGCTCCCTCCACGACCTCCTTGCCCAGAGAGAGATAAAGCTGGACTGGATGTTCAAGTCCTCTCTCCTGCTGGACCTCATcaag GGAATGAGGTATCTGCACCACCGAGGGGTACCTCACGGGCGGCTTAAGTCACGGAACTGCATAGTGGACGGAAGGTTcgtgctcaaggtcacagatCACGGCCACTCGCGACTGCTGGAAGCGCAGAGGGTGTTACCAGAGCCTCCCAGCGCCGAGG aCCAGCTGTGGACAGCCCCGGAGCTGCTGAGGGACCCGGCCCTGGAGCGCCGGGGAACGCTGGCCGGCGACGTCTTCAGTTTGGGCATCATCATGCAGGAGGTCGTGTGCCGCAGTACCCCCTACGCCATGCTGGAACTGACTCCCGAGG AAGTGGTGCAGAGGGTGCAGAGCCCCCCTCCACTGTGTCGGCCCTTGGTGTCCATGGACCAGGCGCCCATGGAGTGCATCCAGCTGATGAAACAGTGCTGGGCAGAGCAGCCAGAACTTCGGCCCACCATGGACCGCACCTTTGACCTG TTCAAGAGCATCAACAAGGGCCGGAAGACGAACATCATCGACTCCATGCTGCGGATGCTGGAGCAGTACTCCAGTAACCTGGAGGACCTGATCCGGGAGCGCACGGAGGAGCTGGAGCAGGAAAAGCAGAAGACAGACCGGCTGCTCACACAGATGCTGCCTCC GTCTGTGGCTGAGGCCCTCAAGACAGGGACACCCGTGGAGCCCGAATACTTTGAGGAGGTGACGCTGTACTTCAGTGACATCGTGGGCTTCACCACCATCTCAGCCATGAGTGAGCCCATCGAGGTGGTGGACCTGCTCAACGACCTCTACACCCTCTTTGATGCTATCATTGGCTCCCACGATGTCTACAAG GTAGAGACAATTGGGGACGCCTATATGGTGGCCTCAGGACTGCCTCAGAGGAATGGGCAGCGGCACGCGGCAGAGATCGCCAACATGTCGCTGGACATTCTCAGCGCCGTGGGCTCTTTCCGCATGCGCCACATGCCGGAGGTGCCCGTGCGCATCCGCATCGGCCTGCACTCGG GCCCCTGCGTGGCGGGCGTGGTGGGCCTCACCATGCCGCGGTACTGCCTGTTTGGAGACACGGTCAACACCGCCTCGCGCATGGAGTCCACCGGGCTGC CTTACCGCATCCACGTGAACTTGAGCACCGTGAAGATTCTCGGCGCTCTGAACCAGGGCTACCAGATGGAGCTTCGGGGCCGCACGGAGCTGAAG GGCAAGGGCGCCGAGGACACGTACTGGCTGGTGGGCAGACGCGGCTTCGACAAGCCCATCCCCAAACCGCCCGACCTGCAGCCGGG GAGCAGCAACCACGGCATCAGCCTGCGGGAGATCCCACCCGAGCGGCGCCGGAAGCTGGAGAAGGCGAGGCCAGGCCAGTTCTCGGAGAAGTGA